The following proteins come from a genomic window of Nocardioides albertanoniae:
- a CDS encoding HAMP domain-containing protein encodes MTSSSGNSTSTTLPEQVAVDPLAFRRLKDAMTAMRDGIFTGRLEPIDGPLGDLATVHNEIGERLTHLSLELSRVRREAGRDGRHDERLRPSIGGGAWAAAVEDANDLVADLARPTAEVARVVTAVSAGDLTQTMDVRRGSRALKGDPLQVAKSVNGLVAQLATITEEIARVTREVGTEGKLGGRARVRNASGTWRDLVEAVNTMSSRLTAQVRDIAEVTTAVANGDLSRTVTIEVSGEMAQLKETVDRMVGQLSAFADEVTRVAREVGTEGRLGGQADVRGVSGTWRDLTDSVNTMASNLTSQVRGISSVAKAVARGDLSQQITVTARGEVAELAETLNSMTATLQTFADEVTRVAKEVGTEGILGGQAEVPGVAGRWKDLTDSVNSMASNLTNQVRDIAQVTTAVARGDLSQKITVDVRGELAELKTTVNTMVDQLSAFADEVTRVAREVGTEGMLGGQAEVPGVDGRWKSLTDSVNSMATNLTNQVRNIAQVTTAVARGDLSQKITVDVRGELAELKTTVNTMVDQLSAFADEVTRVAREVGGEGRLGGQAAVPGVSGTWRDLTDSVNFMAGTLTAQVRNIAEVTTAVAGGDLTRKITVDARGEILELKSTVNTMVDQLSSFADEVTRVAREVGTDGKLGGQADVHDVSGTWKGLTENVNLMAANLTFQVRNIAQVTTAVARGDLTQKITVDARGEILELKSTINTMVDQLSSFADEVTRVAREVGTEGVLGGQAQVPGVAGTWRDLTVSVNSMASNLTDQVRSIAQVSTAVSQGDLSQKISIEARGEVAALAGTTNAMVDTLRAFADEVTRVAREVGTEGSLGGQAHVRGVAGTWKDLTDSVNSMATNLTNQVRNIAQVTTAVARGDLTQKITVDARGEILELKSTINTMVDQLSSFADEVTRVAREVGTEGQLGGQAEVADVSGTWRGLTENVNQLASTLTTQLRAIAEVTTAVTQGDLSRQITVGAAGEVADLKDNLNEMIDSLRETTRANEDQDWLKTNLARFTGHMQGGRDLLEVARLIVSELTPLVDAQQGSIFLTDQAPEHDGPKVLRRIASYGYRPTPDVPDVFALGEGLVGQAAYDRQPIIVRDVPADFLRIASGHGSAAPASIVVLPVVFEEKVIGVVELASFRPFSAVHMQFLEQLAESIGVSLNAIMASSRTEELLVESQRLAAELQDKQDEGERQQVELQQTNAALEEKARQLVDQNQAIEIKNIEIEDARRGLEERAEQLALSSRYKSEFLANMSHELRTPLNSLLILARLLSDNVDGNLNARQVEYSRTIHGAGTDLLQLINDILDLSKVEAGKMDVHVSDVAVTSVVEYVEATFRPLTAEKDLAFVVDVGPDVPRALRSDQHRLQQVLRNLLSNAVKFTDRGGVRLLIRDASGERFSTPSLQAADAVLAFTVADTGIGIPPEKLRVIFEAFQQADGTISRKFGGTGLGLSISREVAHLIGGEIQVESQPGHGSSFTLYVPRISAEATEAATVALPAVEQTDDPAAVTDHTLLVISGDGEAGTGTTSAVVEALFGPVDEVETVFASSADDAQAVLAEREVDCVVLDLAPTEGGFEVLRWMRARRRTKEIPVVMSRVGEVTKAQQNRLDRYAQAMTLQMPATVEEAIDEVSVLLGHTTTQRPQTYATDAADSTGQFAGRRILIVDDDVRNVFALTSALEQHGIDVLYAESGEAGIEALEREPGVDLVLMDIMMPGMDGLTAMRLIRDIPQFKSLPMIALTAKAMTGDREDSIAAGASEYITKPVDVADLLSLFRVWLA; translated from the coding sequence ATGACCTCGTCGTCGGGGAACTCGACCAGCACCACGCTCCCGGAGCAGGTGGCAGTCGATCCGCTCGCATTTCGCCGCCTCAAGGACGCGATGACGGCGATGCGCGACGGCATCTTCACGGGCCGTCTCGAGCCCATCGACGGACCGCTCGGCGACCTCGCCACCGTCCACAACGAGATCGGCGAGCGGCTGACCCACCTCTCCCTCGAGCTCTCCCGTGTGCGCCGCGAGGCCGGGCGCGACGGCCGTCACGACGAGCGTCTTCGACCGAGCATCGGCGGCGGAGCCTGGGCGGCCGCCGTCGAGGACGCCAACGACCTGGTCGCCGACCTGGCCCGCCCCACCGCCGAGGTGGCCCGGGTCGTCACCGCGGTCTCCGCCGGCGACCTCACCCAGACGATGGACGTACGCCGCGGCAGCCGCGCCCTCAAGGGCGACCCGCTGCAGGTCGCCAAGAGCGTCAACGGCCTGGTCGCCCAGCTCGCCACGATCACCGAGGAGATCGCCAGGGTCACCCGCGAGGTCGGCACCGAGGGCAAGCTCGGTGGGCGCGCGCGGGTGCGCAACGCGTCCGGCACCTGGCGCGACCTCGTCGAAGCCGTCAACACGATGTCGTCGCGGCTGACCGCGCAGGTGCGCGACATCGCCGAGGTCACCACCGCCGTCGCCAACGGCGACCTCTCGCGCACGGTCACCATCGAGGTCTCCGGGGAGATGGCCCAGCTCAAGGAGACCGTCGACCGGATGGTCGGTCAGCTCTCCGCGTTCGCCGACGAGGTCACCCGCGTCGCCCGCGAGGTCGGCACCGAGGGCCGGCTCGGCGGTCAGGCCGACGTGCGCGGTGTCTCCGGCACCTGGCGCGACCTGACCGACTCGGTCAACACGATGGCCTCCAACCTCACCTCCCAGGTGCGCGGCATCTCCTCGGTCGCCAAGGCCGTGGCGCGCGGCGACCTCTCGCAGCAGATCACGGTGACGGCGCGCGGTGAGGTCGCCGAGCTCGCCGAGACGCTCAACTCGATGACCGCCACCCTGCAGACCTTCGCCGACGAGGTCACCCGGGTCGCGAAGGAGGTCGGCACCGAGGGCATCCTCGGTGGCCAGGCGGAGGTGCCGGGCGTGGCGGGCCGATGGAAGGACCTCACCGACTCGGTCAACTCGATGGCGAGCAACCTGACCAACCAGGTGCGCGACATCGCCCAGGTCACCACCGCCGTCGCCCGCGGCGACCTGTCCCAGAAGATCACCGTCGACGTACGCGGCGAGCTCGCCGAGCTCAAGACCACCGTCAACACCATGGTCGACCAGCTCTCCGCCTTCGCCGACGAGGTCACCCGCGTCGCCCGCGAGGTCGGCACCGAAGGGATGCTGGGCGGCCAGGCCGAGGTGCCGGGCGTCGACGGACGCTGGAAGAGCCTCACCGACTCGGTCAACTCGATGGCGACCAACCTGACCAACCAGGTGCGCAACATCGCCCAGGTCACCACCGCCGTCGCCCGCGGCGACCTGTCCCAGAAGATCACCGTCGACGTACGCGGCGAGCTCGCCGAGCTCAAGACCACCGTCAACACCATGGTCGACCAGCTCTCCGCCTTCGCCGACGAGGTCACCCGCGTCGCCCGCGAGGTGGGTGGTGAGGGCCGGCTGGGCGGCCAGGCGGCGGTGCCCGGCGTCTCCGGCACCTGGCGAGACCTCACCGACTCGGTGAACTTCATGGCGGGCACCCTGACCGCCCAGGTGCGCAACATCGCCGAGGTGACGACCGCGGTCGCCGGCGGCGACCTGACCAGGAAGATCACCGTCGACGCCCGCGGCGAGATCCTCGAGCTCAAGTCGACGGTCAACACCATGGTCGACCAGCTCTCCTCCTTCGCCGACGAGGTCACCCGCGTCGCCCGCGAGGTCGGCACCGACGGCAAGCTCGGCGGCCAGGCCGACGTGCACGACGTCTCCGGCACCTGGAAGGGGCTCACCGAGAACGTCAACCTGATGGCCGCCAACCTGACCTTCCAGGTGCGCAACATCGCCCAGGTCACCACCGCCGTCGCCCGCGGCGACCTCACCCAGAAGATCACCGTCGACGCCCGCGGCGAGATCCTCGAGCTCAAGTCGACCATCAACACCATGGTCGACCAGCTCTCCTCCTTCGCCGACGAGGTCACCCGCGTCGCCCGCGAGGTCGGCACCGAAGGCGTGCTCGGCGGCCAGGCCCAGGTGCCCGGTGTCGCCGGCACCTGGCGCGACCTGACCGTGTCGGTCAACTCGATGGCCTCCAACCTGACCGACCAGGTGCGCAGCATCGCCCAGGTCTCCACCGCGGTCTCCCAGGGCGACCTCTCCCAGAAGATCTCCATCGAGGCCCGCGGCGAGGTCGCGGCCCTGGCCGGCACCACCAACGCGATGGTCGACACCCTGCGCGCCTTCGCCGACGAGGTCACCCGCGTCGCCCGCGAGGTCGGCACCGAGGGCTCGCTGGGAGGTCAGGCGCACGTGCGCGGGGTGGCCGGCACGTGGAAGGACCTCACCGACTCGGTCAACTCGATGGCGACCAACCTGACCAACCAGGTGCGCAACATCGCCCAGGTCACCACCGCCGTCGCCCGCGGCGACCTCACCCAGAAGATCACCGTCGACGCCCGCGGCGAGATCCTCGAGCTCAAGTCGACCATCAACACCATGGTCGACCAGCTCTCCTCCTTCGCCGACGAGGTCACCCGCGTCGCCCGCGAGGTCGGCACCGAGGGCCAGCTCGGTGGCCAGGCCGAGGTCGCCGACGTCTCCGGCACCTGGCGTGGCCTGACGGAGAACGTCAACCAGCTCGCCTCGACCCTGACCACCCAGCTGCGTGCGATCGCCGAGGTCACCACCGCGGTCACTCAAGGTGACCTGAGCAGGCAGATCACCGTCGGCGCCGCGGGCGAGGTCGCCGATCTGAAGGACAACCTCAACGAGATGATCGACTCGCTGCGCGAGACCACGCGTGCCAACGAGGACCAGGACTGGCTCAAGACCAACCTGGCCCGTTTCACCGGCCACATGCAGGGCGGTCGCGACCTGCTCGAGGTCGCGCGGCTGATCGTCTCCGAGCTCACCCCGCTCGTCGACGCCCAGCAAGGCTCGATCTTCCTCACCGACCAGGCTCCCGAGCACGACGGGCCGAAGGTGCTGCGTCGCATCGCCTCCTACGGCTATCGGCCGACCCCCGACGTGCCCGACGTCTTCGCGCTGGGTGAAGGGTTGGTCGGGCAGGCCGCCTACGACCGCCAACCCATCATCGTGCGCGACGTGCCTGCCGACTTCCTCCGCATCGCCTCCGGCCACGGGTCGGCGGCACCGGCCTCGATCGTGGTGCTCCCGGTGGTCTTCGAGGAGAAAGTGATCGGCGTCGTCGAGCTCGCCTCCTTCCGGCCGTTCAGCGCCGTCCACATGCAGTTCCTCGAGCAGCTCGCGGAGTCGATCGGCGTCTCGCTCAACGCCATCATGGCCAGCTCGCGCACCGAGGAGCTGCTGGTCGAGTCGCAGCGGCTCGCCGCCGAGCTGCAGGACAAGCAGGACGAGGGCGAGCGCCAGCAGGTCGAGCTGCAGCAGACCAACGCCGCGCTCGAGGAGAAGGCGCGCCAGCTCGTGGACCAGAACCAGGCGATCGAGATCAAGAACATCGAGATCGAGGACGCACGACGAGGGCTGGAGGAACGAGCCGAGCAGCTGGCCCTCTCCTCACGCTACAAGTCGGAGTTCCTGGCCAACATGTCGCACGAGCTGCGTACGCCGCTCAACTCGCTGCTCATCCTGGCCCGGCTCCTCTCCGACAACGTCGACGGCAACCTCAACGCCCGCCAGGTCGAATACTCCCGCACCATCCACGGCGCCGGCACCGACCTCCTCCAGCTGATCAACGACATCCTCGACCTCTCCAAGGTCGAGGCCGGGAAGATGGACGTGCATGTCTCCGACGTCGCGGTCACCTCGGTGGTGGAGTACGTCGAGGCGACCTTCCGGCCGCTGACCGCCGAGAAGGATCTCGCCTTCGTGGTCGACGTCGGCCCCGACGTGCCTCGGGCGCTGCGCTCGGACCAGCACCGGCTCCAGCAGGTGCTGCGCAACCTGCTCTCCAACGCGGTGAAGTTCACCGACCGCGGCGGCGTCCGGCTGCTGATCCGCGACGCTTCCGGCGAGCGCTTCTCGACGCCGAGCCTGCAGGCCGCCGACGCCGTGCTCGCGTTCACGGTGGCAGACACCGGCATCGGCATCCCGCCCGAGAAGCTGCGGGTGATCTTCGAGGCCTTCCAGCAGGCCGACGGCACGATCAGTCGCAAGTTCGGCGGCACCGGCCTCGGGCTCTCGATCAGCCGGGAGGTCGCCCATCTCATCGGCGGCGAGATCCAGGTCGAGAGCCAGCCCGGCCACGGCAGCTCGTTCACCCTCTACGTGCCGCGGATCAGCGCGGAGGCCACCGAGGCGGCGACCGTGGCGCTGCCTGCCGTGGAGCAGACGGACGACCCTGCTGCGGTGACCGACCACACGCTGCTGGTGATCAGCGGCGACGGTGAGGCCGGCACCGGCACCACCAGCGCCGTGGTCGAGGCGCTGTTCGGCCCGGTCGACGAGGTCGAGACCGTCTTCGCGTCCTCCGCCGACGACGCACAGGCGGTCCTCGCCGAGCGGGAGGTCGACTGTGTCGTGCTCGACCTCGCGCCGACCGAGGGCGGCTTCGAGGTGCTCCGCTGGATGCGTGCCCGCCGACGTACGAAGGAGATCCCGGTCGTGATGAGTAGGGTCGGCGAGGTGACCAAGGCGCAGCAGAACCGGCTCGACCGGTATGCGCAGGCGATGACCCTCCAGATGCCGGCGACCGTCGAGGAGGCGATCGACGAGGTCAGCGTGCTGCTCGGTCACACCACGACGCAGCGCCCCCAGACGTACGCCACCGACGCTGCCGACTCGACCGGCCAGTTCGCGGGGCGCAGGATCTTGATCGTCGACGACGACGTGCGCAACGTCTTCGCGCTCACCAGCGCGCTCGAGCAGCACGGCATCGACGTGCTCTACGCCGAGTCGGGCGAGGCCGGGATCGAGGCGCTCGAGCGCGAGCCGGGCGTCGACCTGGTGCTGATGGACATCATGATGCCCGGCATGGATGGCCTGACCGCGATGCGGCTCATCCGCGACATCCCGCAGTTCAAGAGCCTGCCGATGATCGCGCTGACCGCGAAGGCGATGACCGGCGACCGCGAGGACAGCATCGCCGCAGGCGCCTCCGAATACATCACCAAACCGGTCGACGTCGCCGACCTGCTCTCGCTGTTCCGGGTGTGGTTGGCATGA
- a CDS encoding SpoIIE family protein phosphatase, producing MSSGAKTLSRTFEPAPTSVSEARRFARTVIVDWGLDDLLDDAVLLTSELVTNAVTHAGTPTTVVVVREADRLRIDVVDQHPTRVLPVGANARPGVSEHGRGLLLTSALATAWGVEYRKDNKRVWAAFALVGTPLEIEAPSGGGPDDLDPHQRESASANGGDPLGLSGHALNQLALADMLELVVDQTREKLDAEAAYLLLENEMEDRFVVAATSGGAAPIQGRSVRRGEAGAPSLRASFRPLAISDLRVTPVELLGELELRSLVTAPVAFDGRVIGTLAVARAEPGGFATDDGAQLQRIADWVAPSVDRASNRAADGERRSWLAFQGEASVMLAGSLDLEATTAMTGQIVVPRLAAWCGIYLNDVRGHPRLQFAWHADEQHLDAVRGALAKAEPAGREAPAEPDFAGEVAILPLEARNRVIGWLTLGRPVGDPLRRERLTVAESLARRAALAIDNARAHTELHDIGQALQRSLLPSVLPEIPGVDIGVGYEPTGEFNDAGGDFYDIFALGAGRWGFMVGDVCGVGPEAAAVAGMSRHTVRALMRAGIPIAPTLERLNGAICDEGPRGRFITLVCGTIEATGASRFRVRIVCAGHPPPFLVSRVDPEAPARRVGRPQALLGVIDAVDYIEEEVRVERGDRLVIVTDGVLERRDGVPMFEEAGVAAVLATSDGSGAQATADRLLEAVADFSATPPSDDMAVLVLDLDRASAPAPR from the coding sequence ATGAGCAGTGGAGCCAAGACGCTCTCGCGCACCTTCGAACCGGCACCCACGTCGGTCTCGGAAGCGCGCCGTTTCGCGCGGACCGTGATCGTCGACTGGGGCCTCGACGACCTCCTCGACGACGCCGTGCTGCTCACCAGCGAGCTGGTCACCAATGCCGTGACCCATGCCGGCACGCCGACGACCGTCGTGGTCGTACGCGAGGCCGACCGGCTCCGCATCGACGTGGTCGACCAGCATCCGACCCGGGTGCTCCCGGTCGGTGCCAACGCCCGCCCCGGCGTCAGCGAGCACGGGCGCGGTCTGCTCCTCACCTCGGCGCTGGCGACGGCCTGGGGCGTCGAGTACCGCAAGGACAACAAGCGGGTGTGGGCGGCGTTCGCGCTCGTCGGCACGCCCCTCGAGATCGAGGCCCCTTCCGGGGGAGGTCCCGACGACCTGGACCCGCATCAGCGAGAGAGCGCGTCGGCGAACGGTGGTGATCCGCTGGGGCTGAGCGGTCACGCCCTCAACCAGCTCGCGCTCGCCGACATGCTCGAGCTGGTCGTCGACCAGACCCGGGAGAAGCTCGACGCCGAGGCCGCCTATCTCCTGCTCGAGAACGAGATGGAGGACCGGTTCGTGGTGGCCGCCACCAGCGGCGGCGCGGCGCCGATCCAGGGGCGGAGCGTACGCCGCGGCGAGGCGGGCGCGCCGAGCCTGCGGGCGAGCTTCCGGCCGCTGGCGATCAGCGACCTCCGGGTCACGCCGGTCGAGCTGCTCGGCGAGCTCGAGCTGCGCTCGCTGGTGACCGCGCCGGTGGCCTTCGACGGGCGCGTGATCGGCACGCTCGCGGTTGCGAGGGCCGAGCCGGGCGGCTTCGCCACCGACGACGGGGCCCAGCTGCAGCGCATCGCCGACTGGGTCGCGCCGAGCGTCGACCGGGCGTCGAACCGGGCCGCCGACGGCGAGCGACGCTCCTGGCTGGCGTTCCAGGGGGAGGCCAGCGTGATGCTGGCGGGGTCGTTGGACCTGGAGGCGACGACCGCGATGACCGGGCAGATCGTGGTGCCGCGGCTGGCCGCGTGGTGCGGCATCTACCTCAACGACGTCCGCGGCCATCCTCGGCTCCAGTTCGCCTGGCATGCCGACGAGCAGCACCTCGACGCGGTGCGCGGGGCGCTCGCGAAGGCGGAGCCGGCGGGCCGGGAGGCGCCCGCGGAGCCGGACTTCGCGGGGGAGGTCGCGATCCTCCCGCTGGAGGCACGCAACCGGGTCATCGGCTGGCTCACCCTGGGCCGGCCCGTCGGTGACCCGTTGCGCCGAGAGCGGCTGACGGTGGCGGAGTCGCTGGCCCGGCGGGCGGCGCTGGCGATCGACAACGCCCGCGCTCACACTGAGCTGCACGACATCGGCCAGGCCCTGCAGCGCAGCCTGCTGCCGTCGGTGCTTCCCGAGATCCCGGGTGTCGACATCGGGGTGGGCTATGAGCCCACCGGTGAGTTCAACGACGCCGGCGGCGACTTCTACGACATCTTCGCCCTCGGCGCCGGCCGCTGGGGCTTCATGGTGGGCGACGTCTGCGGCGTCGGGCCCGAGGCGGCCGCGGTCGCCGGGATGTCGCGCCACACGGTGCGGGCGCTGATGCGCGCGGGCATCCCGATCGCGCCGACCCTGGAGCGGCTCAACGGCGCGATCTGCGACGAGGGACCGCGAGGCCGTTTCATCACGCTCGTCTGCGGCACGATCGAGGCCACCGGGGCATCGAGGTTCCGCGTACGCATCGTGTGTGCCGGTCACCCGCCACCGTTCCTGGTCTCCCGCGTCGACCCGGAGGCGCCCGCCCGCCGGGTCGGCCGGCCGCAGGCTCTGCTGGGCGTCATCGACGCCGTCGACTACATCGAGGAGGAGGTGCGCGTCGAGCGCGGAGACCGGCTCGTCATCGTGACCGACGGTGTGCTGGAGCGCCGCGACGGCGTGCCGATGTTCGAGGAGGCGGGTGTCGCGGCGGTCCTGGCCACCAGTGACGGCTCGGGCGCGCAGGCCACCGCCGACCGGCTGCTGGAGGCGGTCGCCGACTTCTCCGCCACCCCGCCCTCCGACGACATGGCCGTGCTCGTCCTCGACCTGGACAGGGCATCTGCCCCGGCGCCTCGCTGA
- the glmU gene encoding bifunctional UDP-N-acetylglucosamine diphosphorylase/glucosamine-1-phosphate N-acetyltransferase GlmU, with product MSELTVIVLAAGGGTRMKSKTPKMLHQIAGRSLVGHVLAAVSEAGATRVVTVVGHQRELVEPHIAEILPETVIAVQEEQLGTAHAVRMAVETASVATGTVVVTYGDTPLLRGESLRALVAEHESAGRAATILSGIVPEPFGYGRILRADDGPGAGVTGIVEEKDASAEQRAITEINSGIIAFDGAFLADVLPRIGNDNAKSEFYLTDAIALAVADGLGVDAYVLDDVTEAEGANDRAQLADLGKTLNERIVTRWMKDGVTVMDPATTWIDADVELATDVTILPGTQLIGATRIDEDAVIGPDCTLKDTEVGHGARVVRTQAELAVVGPGATVGPFSYLRPGTVLGDEGKIGGFVEVKNSTIGAGAKVPHLSYVGDATIGEATNIGAGTIFANYDGVNKHKTRIGRHVKSGSGVTFVAPVTVGDGAATGGEALIRDDVPAGALAVSAGQQRIIEGWALARRAGTPQAAAAAEALDAGVPILGEPEATDE from the coding sequence ATGAGCGAGCTGACCGTGATCGTGCTGGCTGCCGGTGGCGGCACCCGGATGAAGTCCAAGACTCCCAAGATGCTCCACCAGATCGCGGGTCGCAGCCTGGTCGGCCATGTGCTGGCCGCGGTCTCGGAGGCCGGCGCCACCCGCGTCGTCACGGTGGTGGGGCACCAGCGCGAGCTGGTCGAGCCGCACATCGCCGAGATCCTGCCCGAGACCGTGATCGCGGTGCAGGAGGAGCAGCTGGGCACCGCCCACGCCGTGCGGATGGCGGTCGAGACGGCGTCGGTCGCCACCGGCACCGTCGTCGTGACGTACGGCGACACGCCTCTGCTGCGCGGCGAGTCGCTGCGTGCGCTCGTCGCCGAGCACGAGAGCGCGGGACGGGCCGCCACGATCCTGAGCGGGATCGTGCCGGAGCCGTTCGGGTACGGGCGGATCCTGCGCGCCGACGACGGACCCGGCGCCGGGGTCACCGGGATCGTCGAGGAGAAGGACGCCTCCGCGGAGCAGCGCGCGATCACCGAGATCAACTCGGGCATCATCGCCTTCGACGGGGCGTTCCTGGCCGACGTGCTCCCGCGGATCGGCAACGACAACGCGAAGTCGGAGTTCTACCTCACCGACGCGATCGCGCTCGCCGTCGCCGACGGGCTGGGCGTCGACGCCTACGTGCTCGACGACGTCACCGAGGCCGAAGGCGCCAACGACCGCGCCCAGCTGGCGGACCTGGGGAAGACGCTCAACGAGCGGATCGTCACCCGGTGGATGAAGGACGGGGTCACCGTCATGGACCCGGCCACCACCTGGATCGACGCCGACGTCGAGCTCGCCACCGACGTCACGATCCTGCCCGGCACCCAGCTCATCGGGGCCACGCGGATCGACGAGGACGCGGTCATCGGCCCCGACTGCACGCTGAAGGACACCGAGGTCGGCCACGGCGCCCGGGTGGTGCGTACGCAGGCAGAGCTCGCCGTCGTCGGGCCCGGCGCCACCGTCGGACCGTTCTCCTACCTGCGCCCGGGCACGGTGCTCGGCGACGAGGGCAAGATCGGCGGCTTCGTCGAGGTCAAGAACTCCACCATCGGCGCCGGCGCGAAGGTGCCGCACCTGTCCTACGTCGGCGACGCGACGATCGGGGAGGCCACCAACATCGGGGCCGGCACGATCTTCGCCAACTACGACGGGGTCAACAAGCACAAGACCCGCATCGGCCGCCACGTGAAGTCGGGTTCGGGTGTGACGTTTGTCGCCCCGGTCACCGTCGGTGACGGTGCTGCGACAGGCGGAGAGGCCCTGATCCGCGACGACGTGCCGGCCGGTGCCCTGGCCGTCTCTGCAGGTCAGCAGAGGATCATCGAGGGGTGGGCGCTCGCGAGGCGGGCGGGCACCCCGCAGGCGGCCGCCGCCGCAGAAGCGCTCGACGCGGGCGTACCCATCCTCGGTGAACCCGAGGCGACGGACGAGTGA
- a CDS encoding ribose-phosphate diphosphokinase, producing MTKRTTEKQMMLFSGRAHPVLAEEVADLLGTKLTPTSAYDFANSETYIRYEESVRGSDAFVLQSHTAPINQWLMEHLIMVDALKRASAKRITVVMPFWGYSRQDKKHRGREPISARLVADMFKTAGADRIISVDLHADQLQGYFDGPVDHLMALPLLTDYIKEKYGNQPLAVVSPDAGRIKVAERWAARLGNVPLAFIHKTRDITRPNETVANRVVGEVEGRICVLTDDMIDTGGTIVKAAEALMKDGAAGVIIAATHAILSDPAVDRLKNSTATEVVITNTLPVPEEKQFDKLTTLSIAPMLARAIREVFEDGSVTSMFDGHA from the coding sequence ATGACCAAGCGCACCACCGAGAAGCAGATGATGCTCTTCAGCGGCCGGGCGCACCCGGTCCTCGCCGAGGAGGTCGCTGACCTGCTCGGTACGAAGCTGACGCCGACCTCGGCCTACGACTTCGCCAACTCCGAGACCTACATCCGCTACGAGGAGTCGGTGCGCGGCTCGGACGCCTTCGTGCTCCAGAGCCACACCGCCCCGATCAACCAGTGGCTCATGGAGCACCTGATCATGGTCGACGCGCTCAAGCGGGCCTCGGCCAAGCGGATCACCGTCGTGATGCCGTTCTGGGGCTACTCCCGCCAGGACAAGAAGCACCGCGGTCGCGAGCCGATCTCGGCCCGCCTGGTCGCCGACATGTTCAAGACCGCGGGCGCCGACCGGATCATCTCCGTCGACCTCCACGCCGACCAGCTCCAGGGCTACTTCGACGGGCCCGTCGACCACCTGATGGCACTGCCGCTGCTGACCGACTACATCAAGGAGAAGTACGGCAACCAGCCGCTGGCCGTCGTCTCTCCCGATGCCGGTCGGATCAAGGTCGCCGAGCGCTGGGCCGCGCGGCTCGGCAACGTGCCGCTGGCCTTCATCCACAAGACCCGCGACATCACCCGGCCCAACGAGACCGTCGCCAACCGCGTCGTGGGCGAGGTCGAGGGCCGCATCTGCGTGCTCACCGACGACATGATCGACACCGGCGGCACCATCGTGAAGGCCGCCGAGGCGCTGATGAAGGACGGTGCGGCCGGCGTGATCATCGCCGCCACCCACGCGATCCTCTCCGACCCCGCCGTCGACCGGCTGAAGAACTCCACCGCCACCGAGGTCGTCATCACCAACACCCTGCCGGTGCCGGAGGAGAAGCAGTTCGACAAGCTCACCACGCTCTCGATCGCGCCGATGCTGGCCCGAGCCATCCGCGAGGTCTTCGAGGACGGCTCGGTGACCTCGATGTTCGACGGGCACGCCTGA
- a CDS encoding putative immunity protein, translating into MAGDFELTTDELRVVARYVAETAAEVLPVFETACPDDPRPRAALEAAWEFVGGSRRTKLQRVTSLDAHRAAAEAPSEAARLAARSAGDAGSAAYLHPIAKATQVGHILRAPASVARIAELEAPGDPGAASASLNRAVERADRVLVDVLLRYPDAPAGKSRVAELMSMLDARLRVSR; encoded by the coding sequence GTGGCGGGCGACTTCGAGCTGACCACCGACGAGCTGCGGGTCGTCGCCCGCTACGTCGCGGAGACCGCCGCCGAGGTGCTGCCGGTCTTCGAAACGGCGTGCCCCGACGACCCGCGTCCGAGAGCCGCGCTGGAAGCTGCCTGGGAGTTCGTGGGTGGTTCGCGGCGTACGAAGCTGCAGCGCGTCACATCGCTGGACGCTCACCGCGCCGCCGCCGAGGCGCCCTCGGAGGCGGCGCGGCTGGCGGCGCGGAGCGCCGGTGACGCTGGGTCGGCGGCCTATCTTCATCCGATTGCCAAAGCCACCCAGGTCGGGCACATCCTGCGCGCCCCTGCGAGTGTCGCGCGGATCGCCGAGCTCGAGGCGCCGGGTGATCCCGGGGCTGCTTCTGCTTCTCTGAACCGTGCCGTCGAGCGCGCTGATCGGGTGCTGGTCGACGTGCTCCTGCGTTACCCGGACGCGCCCGCCGGCAAGAGCCGCGTCGCTGAGCTCATGAGCATGCTTGACGCTCGGCTGCGTGTGTCGCGCTGA